The sequence below is a genomic window from Lodderomyces elongisporus chromosome 2, complete sequence.
AGACCCATCTTCATTTGCTAGTATTTTGGCAGGTGTCAAACGAATGAGAGAAGAGTACGGTGCTGGCGGAGATAGAGCAAGCAGCGATGATGTAGGCAAAGAACAGGCAGCTGCTCAACACGAGTATACTTCAGAAAGCATTAAGAAACAGAAGCCCTCAACTGAGATAACTACTGCCCGGCATGTATTAGAGTcacaaagcaaaagcatTATTGATGTGGCAGCACTGCGAACTACATTGGACAAGCCCACAGCCAAGCCAGTGCCACCCACACCATCATCGCATggacaacaacgacaaatTTCAAATAGAACATCATCACATGAACCACCTCTAACGCAAAATAAATCTGACGCATCGCCCATCAATGATGTTGCCCCTCGATCAGTGAGACAGCGGCAACAAAGCTCTCGACCCATTGGCCCAGCTGAAATTTTAGTTCATAAATCGCAGGAAAAGAACCCCTTGCTTAGTGACTCAATGATGAAGACCACGCCCTGGGTCTTTGACTCACTGATCCTTTCGGACTATTATATCAACCCaacttttcaaatcttgtttctttcattgAAATATCACAAATTGCGACCAGAATATATCTGGACGCGTTTAAAAAAACTCCACAAAGGATCTTCAGTCATTGAGAATAGAAACGACAAAGTGTTACGCGTCTTGCTTGTTGTGGTCGACATTGATTCCCACCAGGAACCACTACGTAAGCTTTCAGATTTTTGCATTAAACATGACCTTTCACTAATGCTAGCTTGGTCATTTGAAGAGGCAGGTAATTACATTGCTTTGGGCAAGCATTTTGATAATGCACCACAAAAGTCAAAAGATAGTATTAAAGGTTTTAGAGGTGCAGATTATAATTCAAGTGTTGTCGAGGCATTCACTACTGTTAAAGCTGTCAACAAGACGGATGTATCCAACTTACTTGCCAACTACAAATCtgtaaaagaaataattttGCAATGCTGTAGAGACGAAGAAGGTTTTGGGGCCGGCGCCGCAACTAGTAGCAATAACAAAAGCAGTAACACAAATGTAGGGTTGGCAAATATAGCTGGTTTAGGTTCGGTCAAGCGCCAGAATTTAAAGCAAATGTTTCTGGAACCatttattttcaacaagAATTACGACAACAAATAAtgatacatatatataatatatatatatatgtgtgtgtgtgtatgcgTGTGCGTGATAATATGTGCATTGGGGTCCTTCCcttccaattttttatttatttatttatttgtttatttttgcccttcttgttgtttctcCATCTCGATAACTTTCCTTCTCAAAATTAAGTTGATTCCATTCAAGATTTCATTCTTTTGCACGAGTAtatctttcaatttcttgcCGTCTTCATCTagtttctttatctttttatcATACACTTTTCTTGCATCTTCGGCATTCTTCTCAACGTAGTAACCTGTACCGATATCAACCAAGTAATCCTGCTTGGAAACCGATTTGCCAGGGATGTAGAGCGAGCTGGTCAATGGCACTAGCATGTCGTCATTATCCTTGGATTTTTCCAAGTTGTTTATGCTTGATATACAATCTTTAAGCTTAGACTGTGCTGTTTGTAATGCCTGAAGGGATTGTGTGAAATGGGCAATTTCTTGGTCAATGTTTTTTCGAAACTCAACCAATTGCTGTGGTGGAAGCGCATTCAAGTCAATTTTCTGCAGTTGTGACATCTCTTGTGTGCTTGTTATGGAATCtccttttactttttgatTGTATTTATTTTGCCTCTTTGGTTCGTGATCTGCACAGTATTATTTATAGAAGCGATAATGGTAATTTCGATGATAGCTTGGGTAATCACGGTAACAATGACATTAGTCAAATGGTGAGTGCGATATCGAATTCGTTAGGTTGAtgatttttcttcttcttttttttttttgtgttctGTTTGCAACTCCTCGCACCATTTTGCTTTCGATGCCTCGCTATTTCATTATATCATTATATCATTAATTCATTAGTTCATTAGTTCGCATTTGTGCAGCTTGACGGACACTTTTCACAAACAAGAATAGTTAATTAACCAACAAGAATATACCGAAATGGGAAATGAAGGTGGTACAATTGTCAAAAGAAAGGATCTTCTTGCATTACACGCTCCGAACAATGAACTGAACGAACCAGTTGGTGAAGATACCGAACAAGTCTTGTTACAGAGTTGCGCCTTATCAGGATTACCACTCTACCAAAACGCACCGATTGTAGGTGATTATAAGGGCAAGCTCTatattaaagaaaagattctACAATATATTCTAGATACCAAGTTAGGCAAAATCAATATCAAATCCCAGTTTCTGCATCTAAAGTCGTTAAAAGATCTTTGCACAGTGACAATCACATGGAAAGTTGTAAATGACATTCCTCATTTTATGTGTCCTGTCACCAGGGAGTTGGATAATAAAGCAGCAACATATAGCTACCTACGAACATGTGGATGTGTTATGTCGAGTAAAGTACTTCGAGAGATTAAAAAGGCAACTCCGAAAGTATCGGCAACCGCGCCGGACGAAACCAAAGGTACAAACGAAGCCGGTACAATAAATACTGTAGGTACCatggaaataaaagagataAAAGAGGAGAAGGCTGAAGCAGCATTCAAGGACGATACTGATCATGTATGTGCAAACTGTCCAGTTTGTAATAAATCATTTGTGTTTGATTACGATATGGTAATGATCAACCCAATCGATAAGAAGAGCATAATAGAGTTCAATGACGAAACCTATACTTATCTTAGAGATGTattaaaacaaagcaaTAGCAAACAAccattgaaaaagaaaaaatccAAAGCTTTATCTTCACCCTCATCAACATTTCCAGTTTCAGCCACTAATGACCTAATAAGGAAACGAAAACCAGATGCAGATGATAAACCAGAAACACCTAAACGAGTCCGAGCCTAATCATTGGTTGAAGACTCTTTGTAATA
It includes:
- the rtf2 gene encoding Replication termination factor 2, whose translation is MTLFIKYTEMGNEGGTIVKRKDLLALHAPNNESNEPVGEDTEQVLLQSCALSGLPLYQNAPIVGDYKGKLYIKEKILQYILDTKLGKINIKSQFSHLKSLKDLCTVTITWKVVNDIPHFMCPVTRELDNKAATYSYLRTCGCVMSSKVLREIKKATPKVSATAPDETKGTNEAGTINTVGTMEIKEIKEEKAEAAFKDDTDHVCANCPVCNKSFVFDYDMVMINPIDKKSIIEFNDETYTYLRDVLKQSNSKQPLKKKKSKALSSPSSTFPVSATNDLIRKRKPDADDKPETPKRVRA
- the GIM5 gene encoding subunit of tubulin prefoldin (BUSCO:EOG092655L0); its protein translation is MSQSQKIDLNALPPQQLVEFRKNIDQEIAHFTQSLQALQTAQSKLKDCISSINNLEKSKDNDDMLVPLTSSLYIPGKSVSKQDYLVDIGTGYYVEKNAEDARKVYDKKIKKLDEDGKKLKDILVQKNEILNGINLILRRKVIEMEKQQEGQK
- the RAD10 gene encoding ssDNA endonuclease and repair protein rad10 (BUSCO:EOG09264DOU) encodes the protein MSGNSDTNTSKDAGEVDPSSFASILAGVKRMREEYGAGGDRASSDDVGKEQAAAQHEYTSESIKKQKPSTEITTARHVLESQSKSIIDVAASRTTLDKPTAKPVPPTPSSHGQQRQISNRTSSHEPPLTQNKSDASPINDVAPRSVRQRQQSSRPIGPAEILVHKSQEKNPLLSDSMMKTTPWVFDSSILSDYYINPTFQILFLSLKYHKLRPEYIWTRLKKLHKGSSVIENRNDKVLRVLLVVVDIDSHQEPLRKLSDFCIKHDLSLMLAWSFEEAGNYIALGKHFDNAPQKSKDSIKGFRGADYNSSVVEAFTTVKAVNKTDVSNLLANYKSVKEIILQCCRDEEGFGAGAATSSNNKSSNTNVGLANIAGLGSVKRQNLKQMFSEPFIFNKNYDNK